The Pseudonocardia sp. EC080619-01 genome segment GTCGTCATCACGGGCATGGGGGTATTGGCCCCCGGGGGCGTCGGGGTGAAAGCGTTCTGGGAGCTGCTCAGCGAAGGCCGGACCGCCACGCGCGGGATCACCTTCTTCGATCCGTCACGATTCCGATCCCGGGTTGCAGCAGAGATCGACTTTGACCCCTACGTGCACAGACTTGGCCCGCAGCAGGTCCGTCGTATGGATCGCGCAGCCCAACTGGCGGTCGTCGCGGCCGGACACGCCGTAACATCCAGTGGGCTGGAGATCGATGAGCTGGACCCCGCTCGGGTCGGTGTCACGATCGGCAGCGCGGTAGGAGCCACCATGGGCCTGGAGCAGGAATACCGCGTCGTCAGCGACGATGGCCGGTTGACACTAGTCGACCACGACTATGCTCCGTCGCACCTGTATTCGCACTTCGTGCCGAGCTCGTTTGCTACGGAAGTGGCTTGGAGGGTCGGGGCCGAGGGGCAGTCTGGCGTCGTGTCCACTGGCTGCACATCCGGTCTGGACGCGGTGGGACACGCCTGCCGGCTGATCCGTAACGGCTCTGCGGATGTGATGGTCGCCGGCGCGACCGACGCACCGATCTCGCCGATCACCATGGCCTGTTTCGACGCAATCAAGGCCACGTCATCCCGCAACGACGATCCCGCGACCGCGTCACGTCCGTTTGACGGGACCCGTAACGGGTTCGTACTGGGCGAGGGCTCCGCGGTGTTCGTGCTGGAAACGCTTGAGGCTGCTCGCCGGCGGAACGCTGACGTGCTCGCCGAGATCGCCGGGTTCGCGACTCGCAGCAACGCGTACCACATGACCGGTCTGCGGAAAGACGGGAAGGAGATGTCTGAGGCAATCAATGCGGCGTTCGCACAGGCCAAGCTGGCCCCGCGCCGGGTCGACTACATTAACGCACACGGGTCCGGCACCAAGCAGAACGACCGGCACGAGACGGAAGCATTCAAGCTCAGTCTCGGCGAGTGCGCCTATGAAGTTCCGGTCAGTTCGATCAAGTCGATGGTCGGCCATTCGTTGGGCGCAATTGGGTCCATCGAGATAGCTGCTTCCGTCCTGGCGATCCGGGAAAACGTCGTTCCGCCGACTGCGAATCTTCATGTCCCTGACCCCGAGTGCGATCTGGACTATGTCCCGAGGACAGCACGCGAGCAGCAGACCGACTCCGTACTCACGGTGGGAAGTGGGTTCGGTGGGTTCCAGAGCGCGATGGTGCTCGTGGAGCCGGGTCTACGTGATCAGGCATGAACCGCGTGACCACGACAACGGTAGTGACCGGCGTCGGGGTGACTGCCCCGAATGGTCTCGGCACCGAGGATTACTGGCGTGCGACACTGGAAGGGCGGAGCGGCATCGGACCGGTCACTCGGTTCGACGCCTCGCGCTACCCGACCCGTCTGGCTGGCGAGGTGCTCGGTTTTGACGCACGCGATCACCTTCCAGGACGGCTGCTGCCCCAAACCGACCGGGTGACACAACTCTCGTTGACCGCTGCGGACTGGGCACTGGCCGACGCCGGGGTCGTCAGGGGCGAGGTCGACCAGCTCCGCTCCGGCGTCATCACGGCGAGCACATGCGGCGGGTTCGAGTTTGGACAGAACGAGCTGCAGGCCCTGTGGAGCCGCGGTAGCGAGTATGTCAGCGCGTACCAGTCATTCGCCTGGTTCTACGCGGTAAACACCGGTCAGATCTCGATCCGCAACGGTATGCGCGGACCAAGCAGCGTGGTGGTAACCGACCACGCCGGGGGTCTGGACGCAGTGGCGCAAGCCCGCCAGGAGATCAACGACGGCTCGGTGATGATCGTGACCGGCGGGATGGACGCTTCGATCTGCCCCTGGGGTTGGGTAGGGCACCTGGCCGGAAACCGCATGAGCGCTGATGACGACCGACACCGGGCCTACCGGCCGTTCGCCGCGGACGCGAGTGGGCACGTCGCTGGTGAGGGTGGCGCGATGATGATCGCCGAAGATGCCGACAGCGCCCGAGCCCGCGGTGCGCGGGTCTACGGCGAGGTCTCTGGGTACGGCGCGACGATCGATCCGTCGCCGGAGAGCGGGCGTGAGCCGGGCCTGCGCAGAGCCATCTTGGCCGCGATCCAAGATGCTGGCGTCACGCCGTCCGAGATCGATGTTGTGTTTGCCGACGGCGCCGCGCGGGCGGACCTGGACCGCGTTGAGGCCGATGCCTTGGTTGGAGTGTTTGGGCAGTGTGGAGTCCCGGTCACGGTGCCGAAGTCCCTGACCGGACGCCTTGGTGCGGGGAGCGGCTCTCTGGACGTTGTCACGGCGCTGCTGGCAATGCGGGACGGTCTCATCCCTCCGACGGTGAACGTCGACCCGGACCCGGCATACGGCCTGGATCTAGTGATCGACCGGCCTCGGCTGATGGACCTACATGTATCGCTGGTGCTAGCCCGCGGCGTCGGCGGTTTCAACTCCGCCCTAGTGCTGCGCGCATAGCAAGCCACCGCATCGCATCGCATCGCACACAAGTAGACACGGAAGAGGAGCACGACATGCCCGAAACGGCAACGGTGGAGCTGGACGACCTCAAACGCATTCTGCGCGAGGCGGCAGGTGAGGACCTTACCCAGAGCTTGGACGGCGACATCCTGGACGTGGAGTTCGAGGAGCTGGGTTACGACTCGATCGCCTTGATGGAGACGATCGCGCGGATCGAGCGTGAGTACAGCCTGGTGCTAGACGACAACATCGTCAGCTCCGCGCTCACGCCCCGTGCCC includes the following:
- a CDS encoding beta-ketoacyl synthase, translated to MDRRVVITGMGVLAPGGVGVKAFWELLSEGRTATRGITFFDPSRFRSRVAAEIDFDPYVHRLGPQQVRRMDRAAQLAVVAAGHAVTSSGLEIDELDPARVGVTIGSAVGATMGLEQEYRVVSDDGRLTLVDHDYAPSHLYSHFVPSSFATEVAWRVGAEGQSGVVSTGCTSGLDAVGHACRLIRNGSADVMVAGATDAPISPITMACFDAIKATSSRNDDPATASRPFDGTRNGFVLGEGSAVFVLETLEAARRRNADVLAEIAGFATRSNAYHMTGLRKDGKEMSEAINAAFAQAKLAPRRVDYINAHGSGTKQNDRHETEAFKLSLGECAYEVPVSSIKSMVGHSLGAIGSIEIAASVLAIRENVVPPTANLHVPDPECDLDYVPRTAREQQTDSVLTVGSGFGGFQSAMVLVEPGLRDQA
- a CDS encoding ketosynthase chain-length factor; translated protein: MTTTTVVTGVGVTAPNGLGTEDYWRATLEGRSGIGPVTRFDASRYPTRLAGEVLGFDARDHLPGRLLPQTDRVTQLSLTAADWALADAGVVRGEVDQLRSGVITASTCGGFEFGQNELQALWSRGSEYVSAYQSFAWFYAVNTGQISIRNGMRGPSSVVVTDHAGGLDAVAQARQEINDGSVMIVTGGMDASICPWGWVGHLAGNRMSADDDRHRAYRPFAADASGHVAGEGGAMMIAEDADSARARGARVYGEVSGYGATIDPSPESGREPGLRRAILAAIQDAGVTPSEIDVVFADGAARADLDRVEADALVGVFGQCGVPVTVPKSLTGRLGAGSGSLDVVTALLAMRDGLIPPTVNVDPDPAYGLDLVIDRPRLMDLHVSLVLARGVGGFNSALVLRA
- a CDS encoding acyl carrier protein → MPETATVELDDLKRILREAAGEDLTQSLDGDILDVEFEELGYDSIALMETIARIEREYSLVLDDNIVSSALTPRALLITVNGG